A single Phragmites australis chromosome 4, lpPhrAust1.1, whole genome shotgun sequence DNA region contains:
- the LOC133916159 gene encoding eukaryotic translation initiation factor 2 subunit beta, with amino-acid sequence MADDEQAERKEEVAELTPFDPTKKKKKKKVVIQDPSDEVDKLAEKTDSLAVTESGEPSFAGMKKKKKKHVELDSSLTETGDGDDTVDDQVAENEEGEGIVLGGATRYPWEGTDRDYKYEELLGRVFNILRENNPDLAGDRRRTVMRPPQVLREGTKKTVFVNFMDLCKTMHRQPEHVMMFLLAEMGTSGSLDGQQRLVIKGRFAPKNFEAILRRYINEYVVCNGCKSPDTILSKENRLFFLRCEQCGSSRSVAPIKAGFVAQIGRRKAGTKAT; translated from the exons ATGGCGGACGACGAGCAggcggagaggaaggaggaggtcgccgag CTTACTCCTTTTGATCCgaccaagaaaaagaagaagaagaaggttgtgATCCAAGATCCATCTGATGAAGTGGATAAGTTAGCAGAGAAGACAGATAGTTTGGCAG TTACCGAGTCTGGCGAGCCAAGCTTCGCAGgcatgaaaaagaagaagaagaagcat GTGGAACTCGATTCTTCTCTTACTGAAACTGGAGATGGTGACGACACTGTAG ATGATCAAGTCGCAGAGAATGAAGAAGGAGAAGGGATTGTGCTTGGTGGTGCCACCAGATACCCTTGGGAAGGTACTGACAGAGATTACAAGTATGAAGAG CTGCTTGGCAGAGTGTTCAATATTCTGCGTGAGAACAATCCAGATCTTGCTGGTGATAGACGAAGAACTGTTATGAGGCCCCCTCAAGTTCTTAGGGAAGGAACAAAGAAGACAGTCTTCGTGAACTTTATGGATTTGTGCAAAAC AATGCATAGGCAACCCgaacatgtgatgatgtttttACTTGCTGAGATGGGAACAAGTGGATCCCTTGATGGGCAGCAAAGGTTGGTTATCAAAGGAAGATTTGCTCCGAAAAACTTTGAAGCAATACTCAGGAGATATATCA ATGAATATGTGGTATGCAATGGATGCAAGAGTCCAGACACCATTCTTTCTAAGGAGAACCGGCTCTTCTTCCTTCGTTGTGAACAG TGTGGTTCATCGAGGTCTGTTGCTCCCATCAAGGCTGGATTTGTTGCTCAAATTGGCCGTCGGAAGGCCGGAACCAAAGCCACCTAG